Genomic DNA from Oncorhynchus tshawytscha isolate Ot180627B linkage group LG04, Otsh_v2.0, whole genome shotgun sequence:
ACTCCATAAGACCTACAGTACAGCAAACTGGACACATACTGGAAACAGGTGCAGCATACTGGACATATACTGGAAACAGGTACAGCATACTGGACACACTAGAAACAGGTACAGCATACTGGACACATACTAGAAACAGGTACAACAAAATGGACACATACTAGAAACAGGTACAGCATACTGGACACACTAGAAACAGGTACAGCATACTGGACATATACTGGAAACAGGTGCAACATACTGGACACATACTGGAAACATGTACAGCATACTGGACACACTAGAAAGAGGTACagcatactgtacacatacataCTGGAAAGAGGATACTGGACACCTACTGGAAACAGGTATAGCATACTGGACCACTTCTTCTACTACAGCATATTGGACACTCATGCTGCTCTGTCTCACCACATTAACTCGTCTTCATCATCACGTGGTGTCAGACAGTCAAGTTTTGGGGAATTTTGGGGTTAGATTCTTTTCATAACTGGAAAAACGTATTCAAATCGAAGATGGGTGTGAATTTTTATTTTAAAGgcaattttgggggggggggggttctcacCAACTGGGCCTCATAAGCTTGAATTCACATTATCATGGAAAATATAATATTGATGTTTGTTCTATACTCTGTTTTTCCTATTCAACTTGATTCCAGGATGCACGGAGCTATAGAGCTATAAACTTGAGAAAGTCATTGTGAGCGTGCATTGTCATCTCTAAAGAGGAACACTCTTTGCACTTTAAAGCCTTCATAAAGATCCTGTTCACGATCTCCAGCTGAAGATTACAATGAGTGTGTCTCATTGAGCTTAGAATGATTGTCATGATAATCCTGTTCTTaatgttactctctctctctctctgcctggcgtGATGACAAGGGCACAAAATACACGTTTTCTTTTCGGACCACTCATTTTCTGTATTGTACTTAGTAATAAAATATTCCCTAACACTTAACTGTTCCATGTTTATTGCTCACGTAGTGTCTCTGTTGATCAAGAAACCATGCTGCAGGAAATGtattctcctctccatccatcaaTCATCAAATTGCTCAGAGCTAATATTTTGACTGAATCAGACGATTTTGCACAACAACATATCATcaaagttgtttttttgttttgttatatttATCTCTTCTGACCATTAAACCCTAAGtatgttatactatactatactacctcTGGCTCCTCTGATCTCTGACTATTAACTGAATTGTTTTGGACAGGAGTGTCCTTTTGAAGAACAGCACTATATCCAGCCACCTCCTAATACATTAGACAGAGCCGTGTGCTAATGCTGTTCCACAGTACCTCAGTGTCCCTCCCTGTGCATGCTCTACCCTGCACTGGGACATCCAGGGGGAATGGAGAgggtcctctctctcctgttgaacTCAGAAAGGAATGTTCTTGCAGGCTTCGATAGTGCAGACTGGTTTACTACCAGCTGTTCCTGGTCCCCTCACTCACTACAACTACTCTGTAGGGAGGCTGGGCTCTCCAAGCTGCCTGTGCTGTCAATGGTTTACAGTCAAGGGTTTCCAAAGTCAACTCCAGACACCTGTGGCACTAAACAGGATTGGTGAAAAGGGAAACTGGAGCTTTGCCGGAATGGGAGAGTTCAGAATTGAAGGTGCCGGAATGGTTTTCTGAATGGAATGTTCGTTGTGCAACTGAATAAACAGAAGCATCTTGGGCAGAGGCAACTGTGGTTCAAGTGTAAGTACTACTGCTCTCAGATAGTGTAATGTCCTACTGCTCTCAGAGTACTGTCCTACTGCTCCAAGAGTATTGTCGTACTGCTCTAAGACAGTGTATTGTCCTTCTGCTCTCAGACAGTGTAGAGTCCTACAGCTCTCAGTGTATTGTCCCATACAGTGCACTGCTCTCTTACAGTGTAATGTCCTATTGCTCTCAGACAGTGTAATGTGCTACTGCTCTTAGTGTATTGTCCTGCTCTCAGAGAGTGTAGGGTCCTACTGCTCTTATAAAGTGTATTTTCCTACTGCTCTCAGCCAGTGTGGGGTCCTACTGCTCTCAGTGTATTGTCCTACAACTCTCAGACAGTGTAAAGTCCTACTGCTCTCAAACAGTGTAGTGTCCTACTGCTCTCAGTGTATTGTTCTACTGCTCTCAGACAGTGTATTTTCCTACTGCTCTCAGCCAGTCTAGTGTCCTACTGCTCTCAGTGTATTGTCCTACTGCTCTCAGACAGTGTATTGTCCTACTGCTCTCAGTGTATTTTCTTACTGCTATCAGCCAGTGTAGTGTCCTATTGCGAAgatcgaaagccatgcgtcctccgaaacacaacccaaccaagccgcactgcttcttaacacagcgcacatccaacccggaagcgagccgcaccaatatgtcggaggaaacaccgtgcacctggctaccttggttagcgtgcactgcacccggcccgccacaggagtcgctggtgcgcgatgagacaaggatatccctaccggccaaaccctccctaaccaggacgacgctaggccaattgtgcttcgccccacggacctcccgggcgcggccggctgcaacagagcctgggcgcgaacccagattctctggtggcacagctagcgctgcgatgcagtgcactAGACCACTGCGCCGCCCATGAGGACCGcattcattggcaaacttaatgatggtgttggagtcgtgcctggccgcttagtgatgagctttgagcacactatggtgttgaacgctgagctgtagtcaatgaatagcattctcacataggtgttccttttattcaggtgtgaaagggcagtgtggagtgcaatagagattgcatcatctgtggatgtgttggggcggtatgcaaattggaatgggtctagggtttctgggataagggtgttgatgtgagccatgactagcctttcaaagcaattcatggctacagacgtgagtgctatgggttggtagtcatttaggcaggttaccttagtgttcttgggaactgggactatgggggtctgcttgaaacatgttggtattacagaccttccagttggtcagcgcatgctcggagtacacgtcctggtaattcgtcgggccctgcggccttgtgaatgttgacctgtttaaaggtcttactcacattggctgcggagaacgtgatcacacagtcacccggaacagctggtgctcttatgcatgtttcagtgctacttgccttgaagcgagcatagaagtcatttagctcgtctggtaggatcGTGTCACTTGgtagctcttggctgtgcttccctttgtagtctgtaaaagtttgcaagccttgccacatctgacgagcgtcggacctggtgtagtacgattcgatcttagtcctgtattgacgctttgcctgtttgatggttcggcGGAGGGCAaaacgggatttcttataagcttccgggttagagtcccattccttgaaaacggcagctctaccctttagctcagtgcggatgttgcctgtaatccatggcttctggttggggtatgtacgtacagtcactgtggggaccacgtcatcgatgcacttatttatATCCTGCAGGATATAATATTTTTAAATGACGATGGAGACAAAACTAAGTCAgattcacacaaacatactttAGGGAGAACCTCAGAGAACCTGATGACAAGTGACAGCATGCTGTGCTTGGTGGGGAGGTACAGTAgatcagaggagagggagattaaTAAGACCCTTTGTAGGAAAGCAAATGAGAACCGCTGGCAGGGCAGCACTTCCCAGGCCCAGGGCTCTGAGGGGTCAACTCAACATCAACTCCAACATGCCGGACATTTACATACCACTCGGTGAGTAATAACCACCCTTATTGGTCTATACTCTTTATTTAGAAGCTTATTTTTACACTGACTGAAAGAAGTGGCACTGGAATCCATCATTGGAAAACGTCCTTCTGATATATGTTGGACTGGTGCATGAGAACCAACAATCCTTGATGTGAGCAAAACAAGGTCATAAAATATAACTTCTGCAGACTCCGTTCTTGAGAACATTTTTGAGAGATGCTGGTATCAAATCAAACCATATGTAGAGTTTCCTTCCAAAGCAATGTATTCCCAGCTGAATTTTCCCCCACACTCTTATATCATGCCCAGCCTAAGGTTCCTCCTTCGACACTGTAATGGAGGCAGGCCAAGGAGAGCTCTGCTGTTGACAAGCAAAACACagccagtgtgtttgtagtattaAAGAGCTGCATAGGATCCGTAATGTTAATGAATACTGTATATTGCCATGTAGGTGTTGCTGTCAATGAGGAATCTTCACCTTAATCCACTCAAATCTTTGATACTAGCAAAGGAAAAAGCTCTCAGGTAAGAGTGAAACAAAAAACGTTTTATTGAATAAATATTGGATGCCTCGAGAATGATTGTCACATGCATATAGAACCCAGGTTGTCTGTGGGAATCTAGACTGCATAAGCCCACTGAACATGAGCTCTGACTGCTAACATGAGTCTCAAGGTCTTAGGCTAGGTTACTCTTCATGCATAATTCGCGAACTTGTTCAGACATTAGGGAAATGTTTTAACAGAATGCATTTTGTGGCATGCACAACCAATGAAAGTGAAATTCATACAGTGTGTGGGTCGTTATCAAAACAATAGACTATCATGATCATcatatacatgttttatttatccAATTTATCCTCAAATCAGAGTGTATTACCTGTCTCCACTGTAATAGCTTGTTTATAAGCCTAGATACTTCTCCAGTATGTGACGACAGAAACTGGCAGTAACCTTGTGTTGTATATTTACTTGTCATGCAGGATGTATTTCACAGGATTAAATACTGGTTATACTGTAAACAAACCAGCTCTGTTGGCTCTGATAGTAGCCTCTGCTATCAGTTCACTCATGTATATCAAAATAGGTATCTGTACTGTGGTGTACAGGTATCATACAGCAAATAGAGACATTTGATACCAGTTAAGATAgcaatgtgtttgtgtatgggtgAATGGACCAGAAGTATCCCATAGAAAACTGTTTTACTTCTCAAGCAAAGGACGGATTGAGAGTCTGAGGTGCTGCTGATGAGGAGTTAGCTTTTCAGTGTGTTCTATTGTTTCTGCTCGTAAAGCCATCCCACTGAGACACCACCTCCTCATAATGTATGATCTGGACACATGGATTCCTCTTAGTTCCACTTCATAGGACAGAGTATTACCTTTCCCTGGTCCTGGAATGAGCTTAGCACATTGTTTATTGTTAGTTACAGTGCTGACTGTGCTGTACGTCTGATGGCAGGGGATTCACATTTTTGTCCGATGACAGGGTAGAACCGCTCTCCTTTCGAACGCGTTTCCTTGTATAGTTTGAATGGGTCAACCGGAACAGTAGTTCATTAAGTTTCTATAATTGGGTGCGGTCACCCGTGACCATGGTTTGGAAACATAGAGGTTAAAGGCAAATTCACAGCCAGCATCAACATGGTCCCACCATTGAAAAAAGCCATTATGATAGCCGGCACCTTTGGGCACAAAGGCCATGATGAGACACATGTGTCACACAGTGTATATATTATACAATGAAAGCCAGTAAGAAAACGATGGAGCTTAGGATGCACGCTCAACCAAGCACGACCTTAATTCATCCACTCAAATTAGGCAACTCTGCAAGCCAGGGAGAACAAGGCCATGGACCTTCACAGTATATTTTATTTACTTGATAGAGCAAGAAACAGGCCATTTTAGGTAGTGAGACTTTCagtactttcacacacacacacacacacacacacacacacacacacacacacacacacacacacacacacacacacacacacacacacacacacacacacacacacacacacacacacacacacacttccacagtGAGCCCCCAGGTAGAATCCAATGGTTTTGGTTACAGTactaacatttttttaaatactttccCTGGTCTTTTCACCCTGACCCTTTTCATTGTATTTGGTCTTTCAGCAAAGGACTGAGTTGGGGCAGTTTGACCTTTGTGTTGGCTTAAAGGGTGACAAATTATTATCCTGTGTACCAATGAATTGATTGCGGTTGTCAAGCAGTAATGACAGCAATAGCCCTTACCTAGTCTGGTCTCTACACTCTGGGCGCATGTTACAGCATGCTTCCTCTGTAGGAATGGGGAATTGTCATGGTCCATATTTCAGCAGTGAGAGGATGGTAGTGACCACCCAGGAGAGAAACACTCTCAGAGACTATACCGGAGGAGGAGAACATATCTTATAGATGATGATGAAAATCTGACAAACCTTGGGAACTAGGACAGATTTATGAGTTAATAAAGCgtttagaaaaatatatacacttagtgtacaaaacatttagggcacctgctatttccattacataaactgaccaggtgaatccaggtgatgtcacctggattcacctggtcagtgtggtcagtgtagtcagtgtagatgaagggagacATGGATgatatatgtgtgccattcaaatggtgaatgggcaagacaaaatatttaaatacCTTTGAATGGgaaatggtagtaggtgccaggcgcaccgttttgtgtcaagaactgcaacatgggccagcatctctgtggaatgctttcaacagcttgtagagtccatgccccaacaaactGAGGCTGGGGGGTTGTACACTCAgtttatgtctgtctctctctctctctctctctctctctctctctctctctctctctctctctctctctctctctctctctctctctctctgattgaggCAGCAGGGGGCGCAACACGTTGTTTTCTTCTCTCTGAGTAGAATTGTGTTTCAGGAcgccagagatagagagagcgtgagagagagagagcgtgagagagcgcgtgggagagagcgtgagagagagagggagaaagtgaacGGAATAAAGTCATGTTGACCAGTGACCAGCACGTCTACAGAACGTTTGGATATTTGGAGCGGGTTTAAAATTGATTCGGTGGTAGTAACTTATTTACACCTGGATGGAACTCTGGCGATGCGCTTGGATTTTAGGATAACTGGCGCCACAATTTACCATTGAGAAGCAGCAATACTGCACTGGAGAAAGCAACAAGGTAGCAAACACAAGCACAATCATCCAAGGTAGGAATAGACAATTTACGTTTTATGAAAGTGTAATAATATAGGcctaataataatcataataccCTAATCATAATCATATAATACATTAGGAAACATTATAATGCAATTGATGAAATGATTGACAAGTTAGTAATTTACACATAATTATGCGtataatgtttttgtttgtcgACTAATTTctttcaaataaaatgtaaatggtAGCCTACATGCTATGTTTCTCATAAATTGCCAAGGATTTCAGATTTTGAAAGTGTAATTTAATTTGGCTCGCTACTGCGCGCTCACACTTTAAATCAAAATCCCTCAGCCTGGACGAGAGCCTCCTTTCCCGTCCCTGTCGGGTTTGACAGAATGTCGATCTTTTTGCGCAGGGTGCAGCCAGCTTCCTGTTTGTTGATAGCACAGATATATACATGCCTGCAATTGTGATGTTGTTTACCATAACTAAATCACATTTGTAATAGCCCAGCCTCATAATATGTTTTAAAGAAGTTTGAATTAATAGTCCTACATGTTTTTGGATAAATTACAATTATAGGCTTTTGTGCAAATAAAGTAAATAGATATTGTGAATAGTATTTATTTAATGACAATGGAACTTTCCAAACCTCACGTGGAGTGGAATTGCACCAGTGTGAGACAAACAAAACAGATAAGTCTATGTTTAAGTTGAAGTGATCTTTATACCCCCACATTCATCATACCAGGTGTGGTTTATTTTGAGAGATACATCACAGATTCGTTTTTACTATGAGCACAATGATAAACGTGTCACTGCAGTCTAGCCATCTGAAAATTGAGTTCTGTTTCTGTGGATGGGCACTCATCAGGACCAGAGTTAGGGTCAAGGGTCAACACACATGGTCAAGTGGGCAGAACCTTCAGACAATCTGAGACACTAAAGAGCAGACCAGACACTGCATGTAGTCTTGAGGTGAAAGCTTGGTGTTAAATATGATATTACTGCTTTATTGCTGTGTTATTAATGTCATTATGTCTGCAAGTACAACATATCCTTTTTTTTAGGTACTGTAGCCCTAAAAATCTAGGAGATATGAGGGAACTTTGTATCTggattctgaggtgagatatcacTTGTCACTTATTACAGTCTGATCATGTTGGTGTACTGTACACTGAACAGACTCATCATAAACACGTTGTATCACACTGCAGATGCTGATCATGCACTATGCATGACTCAATTTAATAGTTTTGTTTTAATTGTCTCTGTAAAAACTGCTGTTAAATGTGTTATAGCTCAGTATGCTATCTGTCACACACAGAGTTTCCATGCTTCTGCTGCTGCTCAGGCCAAATCCCCTGGATTGCCAGCTCACTACAGACCACAGGAAGGTCAGTAGAGTGGCTGGGGGTCagcagaggggagaaggggagcagggagggggttGTGCTGAGTGGAGGGCACGGAATCTGTGTTTTAACGTGTGTGGTCTGTTTGACATCCCCAAGCCCAGGTTGATAGACCTCCCTTGTGTGTTTGCAGCCTGAGAATCAATTTATCACTCGCCTTTATCATCATCTCACGCCGGTTGGCACAGACTCACGGAATCTGAACTGCCAAAGAAGGCATGATCTTGTCTTCCGATCGTAACCCTAGCCAATTAGCACCCTCCAGTTCCTTTCAACTGTACAGAGGAAGATTATAATGTCTGCTGCCGTGATGCTATTGTTCAACCACAAAGCCATTGAATACAACACTAGCCTATCCCGGCCCATGTAAACATGCAATCAGTCATTGAGGAAGGAAGAGCGCAAGGGCATTCCTCTCTGGGAGAGAGCTTGTCTCTGTTGGCCTTCTGCGTTTCCAGGAGTCCAGCTGTTTGACCCATGGCTGACCCTGGAGATGACAGTGGAGTAGAGTTACAAAGGCTGCAGCGAGGAGAGAGCCATGGTCTGAGTGATCTCTGAATAGCCCCATGTCGGTGACTGACAGAAGGATAGCTATCTGCCAACTCTCCCTACTATCCATTTGGGTATTCTCTTACAGTCTTCCCAACGCCAAAGGGAGGCTGAGCCTTTACCATGTGCATGTGTAAGCTTACAGAGGACAGGATGAATGTAGACAAAGTGGCTCTTAAAGAGCTGGATTTCCCTCTTTGCGGTTCCTTGGGCAAAGCTGGCTGGCGCAGGGCAGGGTTGGCTGGCGCAGGGTCCTGAGACAGAGAGTGCAGTGATAGCCACTAAGACGCTAATACGTCTCTGGTAGTGTTACACAGAGGGCTAGAGTCAACAGAGGGATATGCAGGTAGTCAGTAGGGGATGGGAGAGTAGCAGACAACCTCTAATCAGACAAATATGGGCTTTATCTGACATGAACAGAAGCTAATCTCatacagagcgagggagagaaaaaaacattgttGATGACATGACATTGTCTCATTGGCTTCAAGTCTTTCATGAGAATGATTTCTGGGAAGCCTTCTAATGTAATGATGTTATTATTTTGCTTCTCTAGTCTGCTCTCAAGTGGTGTCTGTTATCCGTGCTGTGGGTGGTGTAGGGCTTTAACTCAGGATGTTCCTGCAGGTTCCTCAAAGGGCAGAGCCCCAGCAGCAGGAGGCTGGAGGAGTTCAGGGTGGGGGCCCAGGCTCCTGGGGCTCCTGGGGGCCTTGGTCCTCCTGCTCCCGCTCCTGTGGGGGAGGGGTTCAGGAACAGAACCGACCCTGCCTACCCTCCTACAACCCCTCCTTGGGTGCAGCTGCCTACCCCTCCAGGCCAGGTGGCCACCACCCCCAGCACGCCAACCAGAACCCAGGCCATGTGGTGTCTGCCCTAAGACCCACTGTCCCGCTGCACCGCACCAATCCTGGGAGACCCCCACCCTCCAACAGCAACACCAGCTTGGCCCACCGAGGCGAGCTGAGGgaccagcagagagacagagaggcccaTGCTGGACACAGGTACAGTATCTATCACACCATACAGACAGgggcctgtctctgtctttcagtCTGGCCTGTGTTTAATGCCCTGTCTAAAAGTGTCTCTGTGGAGCTCCAGCTCACCCCATGGTCCATTGGACTCCCCTCCAGTGTAAAGCTATTCTTTTATGGATGGAGTCAATGGCTCGGCTTGTACTTGGCGGGTTTGTGGCCTCCTTCCTGTGAGCTCGAGTTAAAAAGCTTTTAAATAAATAGAGCTGACAGTTGAGTAATGGGGGTTGTTGACGTAGGAATCCAAGCCTCCAGACAAAAGCGCTCTCTGCTCGGCGATTGCTTGCTGACATTAATATCCATCCGCTTCTCAGAAGTAATTTGCACTTGTGATGTGTGTCTTTGACATTTTATTTGACAGTCTTTGATAATCCAGGCAACACATTTTGAACGTAAACAAGTGCCGTAAGTGGAGGCTATTATACACAGACAATTGTCtttacacatgtgtgtgtgtttgtgtgtgtgtgtgttttcaggacGGGCAGTGACAGTCCCATCATTCCAGGGAAGTATGGCTATGGGAGGATGCCTTATGTTGTGTCTCTCCAGACAGACAAAGGCCAGACGTCTGGAATAGAGACCGGGGCTGGCCGCTCCCACAGACAGAGACGCTCCCCTTTCTCTGACCCCAGCCCATCAGCCACCAGGCACGGAGGCCACAGGCCAAACCCCTACCGTCCGCCCTACAACAACCCCCATCTCCACAGCTACAGCCCAGTCTATCACCAGCCCCCAGCCCCTCAACCCAGGTCTAACACTAACCCAGCCTCCCCTCCCAGggataaccctaacccagcctcccagctcaggtctaaccctaactctaacccagcccCCCAGCCTagggctaaccctaacccagcccccCAGCataggtctaaccctaacccagactccCAGCCCATGTCTAACCCAGCCTCTCAGTCCAGGGCTAACCATAACCCAGCCTCTCAGCCCagggctaaccctaacccagcccccagcataggtctaaccctaacccagcctcccagcccagggctaaccctaactctaaccctaacccagcccccagcataggtctaaccctaacccagcctcCCAGCCCAAGGCTAACTCTAACCCAGTCCCCCAAcccaggtctaaccctaacccagcctcccagcccagggctaaccctaactctaaccctaacccagcccacCAGCCCAGGGCTAACTCTAACCCAGCCCCTCAGCCCAGGGCTAACTCTAACCTAGCCCCTCAGCCCAGGGCTAACTCTAACCCAGCCCCCAGGCCCAggtctaaccctaattctaacccacCCTGGTCTTCCTCACTCTACCAGCCCAGCCAGGGGCACCAACCtaggcaggagcagcagcactCATCCAGCCAGGCCTCAGCGGATGGACGGCCCTACAACCCCCTGCCCACCTACTGTGTGGGAGAGCACAACCAGTACAAGATTTGCAACACCGATGTAAGAACGGTTCAGCCATCACTTATGATCATTTATGAATGAATCCCTCACTGTAACCCACAGCTAAACAGCTAAATCAATCATGAAGGGTAAAACATGGAGGTTATTAAGGAAGATGAGGTCTGATAAGACAGTTATAGTGGAAATGTTGCGATGGTTGACTTTGATAGGCACCGATTGTAAAGACTGAAAATGGCGctgttttacggtctcctaaccaattgtgctattatgtgttttttttgcgatatttgtaaatgattttgtacataatgtttctgcaaccgtatctaacggaagaaaagagcttctggatatcaggacagtgatcactcacctcggattagacaaagatttcttcaacaacaacaacaagcaggactcaaacgatattctccaaacaccccacagggcagacatcccaattatttgcaaaaggaagcgacggagaggacgaagagccggatgcctcgtccggacccgcagaagacaactaggaaagctgccgttaccgtcaatattactcgccaacgtggaATCAttagacaataaactagacgaggtaaggTCActaatatcctaccaacgggacatcaaaaactgttatatcctatgcttcacggaatcgttttaccaccacagacagatgctggcactaagaccgcactcagtcagctgtataaggaaataagcaaacaggaaaccactcacccagaggtggtgctcctagtggccggagactttaatgaagggaaacttaaatcagtcctaccaaatctctatcaacatgttaaatgtgcaaccagagggaaagaaattctagatcatctgtactccacacacagagacgt
This window encodes:
- the LOC121846389 gene encoding thrombospondin type-1 domain-containing protein 4-like isoform X2, translating into MRELCIWILRVSMLLLLLRPNPLDCQLTTDHRKVPQRAEPQQQEAGGVQGGGPGSWGSWGPWSSCSRSCGGGVQEQNRPCLPSYNPSLGAAAYPSRPGGHHPQHANQNPGHVVSALRPTVPLHRTNPGRPPPSNSNTSLAHRGELRDQQRDREAHAGHRTGSDSPIIPGKYGYGRMPYVVSLQTDKGQTSGIETGAGRSHRQRRSPFSDPSPSATRHGGHRPNPYRPPYNNPHLHSYSPVYHQPPAPQPRSNTNPASPPRDNPNPASQLRSNPNSNPAPQPRANPNPAPQHRSNPNPDSQPMSNPASQSRANHNPASQPRANPNPAPSIGLTLTQPPSPGLTLTLTLTQPPA
- the LOC121846389 gene encoding thrombospondin type-1 domain-containing protein 4-like isoform X1, giving the protein MRNLHLNPLKSLILAKEKALRYCSPKNLGDMRELCIWILRVSMLLLLLRPNPLDCQLTTDHRKVPQRAEPQQQEAGGVQGGGPGSWGSWGPWSSCSRSCGGGVQEQNRPCLPSYNPSLGAAAYPSRPGGHHPQHANQNPGHVVSALRPTVPLHRTNPGRPPPSNSNTSLAHRGELRDQQRDREAHAGHRTGSDSPIIPGKYGYGRMPYVVSLQTDKGQTSGIETGAGRSHRQRRSPFSDPSPSATRHGGHRPNPYRPPYNNPHLHSYSPVYHQPPAPQPRSNTNPASPPRDNPNPASQLRSNPNSNPAPQPRANPNPAPQHRSNPNPDSQPMSNPASQSRANHNPASQPRANPNPAPSIGLTLTQPPSPGLTLTLTLTQPPA